One segment of Vallicoccus soli DNA contains the following:
- the orn gene encoding oligoribonuclease yields the protein MTDRLVWIDCEMTGLDLGRDALVEVAALVTDADLRVLGEGVDVVVRPPEAALATMPDVVREMHTASGLLDELAHGTTLEDAEQQVLAYVREHVPDPRKAPLCGNSIATDRGFIARDMKALDAHLHYRMVDVSSVKELARRWYPRVYYASPKKEGGHRALADIRESVRELRYYRDALFVPQPGPDSATARAVAERVVREAAQEPGSA from the coding sequence ATGACGGACCGGCTGGTGTGGATCGACTGCGAGATGACGGGGCTGGACCTCGGGCGCGACGCGCTCGTCGAGGTCGCCGCGCTCGTGACCGACGCGGACCTGCGGGTCCTCGGCGAGGGCGTCGACGTCGTCGTGCGCCCCCCGGAGGCCGCGCTGGCCACCATGCCGGACGTCGTGCGCGAGATGCACACCGCCTCGGGGCTGCTCGACGAGCTGGCGCACGGCACCACGCTGGAGGACGCCGAGCAGCAGGTGCTGGCGTACGTGCGCGAGCACGTGCCCGACCCCCGCAAGGCGCCGCTGTGCGGCAACAGCATCGCCACCGACCGCGGCTTCATCGCCCGCGACATGAAGGCGCTCGACGCGCACCTGCACTACCGCATGGTCGACGTGTCCTCGGTCAAGGAGCTCGCCCGGCGCTGGTACCCGCGGGTCTACTACGCCTCGCCGAAGAAGGAGGGCGGGCACCGCGCGCTGGCCGACATCCGCGAGAGCGTGCGCGAGCTGCGCTACTACCGCGACGCCCTGTTCGTGCCGCAGCCCGGGCCCGACTCGGCGACCGCGCGGGCCGTCGCCGAGCGCGTGGTGCGCGAGGCGGCGCAGGAGCCCGGGAGCGCGTGA
- a CDS encoding FAD-binding and (Fe-S)-binding domain-containing protein, producing MAAPVQEALAGLAGALPGAVSERESHRRRLAHDASHYLLVPRAVATPRDADQVAALLRACSAAGLPLTFRSGGTSLSGQGVTEHLLVDVRRHFRGLEVLDGGARVRVQPGAVLRQVNAALAPYGRRLGPDPASESACTVGGVLANNSSGMTCGTTANAYRTLESLVLVLPSGTVVDSGAPDADARLRALEPGLHAGLLRLRDRVRSDPGSLRRIAAQYAMKNTMGYGLNSFVDHDDPVQVLAHLAVGSEGTLGFVAGAVLRTVPVHPLAATGLLVLDSLRDAMDAVPALVDAGPAAVELLDAQALRVAQRDPRADAVLRGLDVRRHAALLVEWQSSDADELAGRVAAAERLVAGLPLAAPARLSGDAAGRAALWHIRKGLYAAVAGARPSGTTALLEDVAVPVAALADTCDDLDVLYARHGYEGTVTFGHAKDGNLHFMLVERFPDGRAPARYEAFTEEMVDVVLGHGGTLKAEHGTGRVMAPYVRRQFGDELYAVMREVKALCDPRGTLSPGVLVSDDPAAHVRHLKTVPQVEPEVDRCVECGYCEPVCPSQDLTTTPRQRIVLRREIAAAEAAGDAALARALREDYDYDAVQTCAVDGMCATACPVLINTGDLVKRLRAESATRVEQRAWSALAGHWGAATRTMGRALDAATAVPPAAAGATRAGRAVLGADRVPRWDADLPAGGRPRRALREDRPDAVFVPSCLGALFAPAGDGAGVEAAVRALAARAGLRLAVPDGVADLCCGTPWSSKGLPAGHARVRERVVPVLRAATRGGAVPVVTDASSCAEGFAGLDGVPVLDAVAWVATEVLPRLTVTRRLGALALHPTCSSTRAGTGPAVLALARAVADEVVVPRAWRCCAFAGDRGMLHPELTASATAPEARELEGRAFDAYASTGRTCEVGMTRATGRPYRHLLELVEEATR from the coding sequence GTGGCGGCACCGGTGCAGGAGGCCCTCGCGGGCCTGGCGGGCGCGCTGCCCGGCGCGGTGAGCGAGCGCGAGAGCCACCGCCGGCGCCTGGCGCACGACGCCTCGCACTACCTGCTCGTCCCCCGCGCCGTGGCCACCCCGCGCGACGCCGACCAGGTCGCCGCCCTGCTGCGCGCCTGCTCCGCCGCCGGGCTGCCGCTGACCTTCCGCTCGGGCGGCACGAGCCTGTCGGGGCAGGGCGTCACCGAGCACCTGCTCGTCGACGTGCGCCGGCACTTCCGCGGGCTGGAGGTCCTCGACGGCGGCGCCCGGGTGCGGGTGCAGCCCGGCGCGGTGCTGCGCCAGGTCAACGCCGCGCTGGCCCCGTACGGGCGCCGGCTCGGCCCGGACCCGGCCAGCGAGTCGGCGTGCACCGTCGGCGGGGTCCTGGCGAACAACTCCAGCGGCATGACCTGCGGGACCACGGCGAACGCGTACCGGACCCTGGAGTCGCTCGTCCTCGTGCTGCCGAGCGGCACGGTCGTGGACTCCGGCGCGCCCGACGCCGACGCGCGGCTGCGGGCCCTCGAGCCCGGCCTGCACGCGGGCCTGCTGCGCCTGCGCGACCGGGTCCGCAGCGACCCGGGGTCGCTGCGGCGCATCGCCGCGCAGTACGCGATGAAGAACACCATGGGCTACGGGCTCAACTCCTTCGTCGACCACGACGACCCGGTGCAGGTCCTGGCGCACCTGGCCGTGGGCAGCGAGGGGACGCTCGGCTTCGTCGCCGGCGCGGTGCTCCGCACCGTGCCCGTGCACCCCCTCGCCGCGACCGGGCTGCTCGTGCTCGACAGCCTCCGCGACGCCATGGACGCCGTGCCGGCGCTCGTCGACGCCGGGCCGGCGGCCGTCGAGCTGCTGGACGCGCAGGCGCTGCGGGTGGCGCAGCGGGACCCCCGGGCCGACGCCGTGCTGCGCGGGCTCGACGTGCGCCGGCACGCGGCGCTGCTCGTGGAGTGGCAGTCCTCCGACGCGGACGAGCTGGCGGGGCGCGTCGCGGCGGCGGAGCGGCTCGTCGCCGGCCTGCCGCTGGCCGCACCCGCCCGGCTCAGCGGCGACGCGGCCGGGCGCGCCGCGCTGTGGCACATCCGCAAGGGCCTGTACGCCGCAGTGGCGGGCGCCCGCCCCTCCGGCACCACGGCGCTGCTCGAGGACGTGGCCGTGCCGGTCGCCGCGCTCGCCGACACCTGCGACGACCTCGACGTGCTCTACGCGCGCCACGGCTACGAGGGCACCGTGACCTTCGGGCACGCCAAGGACGGCAACCTGCACTTCATGCTCGTCGAGCGCTTCCCCGACGGGCGGGCCCCCGCGCGGTACGAGGCGTTCACCGAGGAGATGGTCGACGTCGTCCTCGGCCACGGGGGCACCCTCAAGGCCGAGCACGGCACGGGGCGGGTCATGGCGCCGTACGTCCGGCGCCAGTTCGGCGACGAGCTCTACGCCGTCATGCGCGAGGTCAAGGCGCTGTGCGACCCGCGCGGCACGCTGAGCCCCGGCGTGCTCGTCAGCGACGACCCCGCCGCGCACGTGCGGCACCTCAAGACGGTGCCGCAGGTGGAGCCCGAGGTGGACCGCTGCGTGGAGTGCGGCTACTGCGAGCCGGTGTGCCCGAGCCAGGACCTCACGACGACGCCGCGCCAGCGCATCGTGCTGCGCCGCGAGATCGCCGCGGCCGAGGCCGCCGGCGACGCCGCGCTGGCCCGCGCGCTGCGCGAGGACTACGACTACGACGCCGTGCAGACCTGCGCGGTCGACGGCATGTGCGCCACCGCCTGCCCGGTGCTCATCAACACGGGGGACCTCGTCAAGCGCCTGCGCGCGGAGTCGGCGACCCGGGTCGAGCAGCGCGCGTGGTCCGCGCTCGCGGGGCACTGGGGCGCGGCGACCCGCACGATGGGCCGCGCCCTCGACGCGGCGACGGCCGTGCCGCCCGCCGCCGCGGGCGCCACCCGGGCCGGGCGGGCCGTGCTGGGCGCGGACCGCGTGCCGCGCTGGGACGCCGACCTGCCCGCGGGCGGACGGCCGCGCCGGGCGCTGCGCGAGGACCGGCCCGACGCCGTGTTCGTCCCCTCCTGCCTCGGCGCGCTGTTCGCGCCGGCCGGGGACGGGGCGGGGGTCGAGGCGGCCGTACGGGCCCTGGCCGCGCGCGCCGGGCTGCGCCTCGCGGTGCCGGACGGGGTCGCGGACCTGTGCTGCGGCACGCCGTGGTCCTCCAAGGGCCTGCCCGCCGGGCACGCGCGGGTGCGCGAGCGGGTCGTGCCCGTGCTGCGCGCCGCGACCCGCGGCGGCGCCGTCCCGGTCGTGACCGACGCGTCGTCCTGCGCCGAGGGCTTCGCCGGGCTGGACGGGGTGCCGGTCCTCGACGCCGTCGCCTGGGTGGCGACCGAGGTGCTCCCCCGGCTCACGGTCACCCGGCGGCTCGGCGCGCTCGCGCTGCACCCGACCTGCTCGTCCACCCGCGCCGGCACCGGGCCGGCCGTGCTGGCCCTGGCGCGGGCGGTCGCCGACGAGGTCGTCGTGCCGCGGGCCTGGCGCTGCTGCGCCTTCGCCGGCGACCGCGGGATGCTGCACCCCGAGCTCACCGCGAGCGCGACGGCGCCCGAGGCCCGCGAGCTCGAGGGGCGCGCGTTCGACGCGTACGCCTCGACGGGGCGCACCTGCGAGGTCGGGATGACCCGGGCGACGGGGCGGCCGTACCGGCACCTGCTGGAGCTGGTGGAGGAGGCGACCCGCTAG
- the pcaD gene encoding 3-oxoadipate enol-lactonase — translation MSVDLHHVVEGPSDAPVLLLLGSLGSDLSVWEPQRALAGSLRLVRADLRGHGASPVPPGPYALEELADDVVGLLDRLDVDVAHVAGISLGGMVAQAVAVRAPERVRSLALLCTSARTEDPSPWHDRAATVRRDGPGALAATVVGRWLTAPYAAAHPEVAARLRAMVAATPAEGYAGCCEAVAGLDLTAELPRVEAPALVVSAAQDASLPPEHQRRIADLLPRSRLVELEGVAHLASVERADDVARLLRDHVQDAQRR, via the coding sequence GTGAGCGTCGACCTGCACCACGTCGTCGAGGGGCCCTCGGACGCGCCGGTGCTCCTGCTCCTCGGCAGCCTCGGCAGCGACCTGTCGGTCTGGGAGCCCCAGCGCGCCCTCGCCGGGTCGCTGCGCCTCGTGCGCGCGGACCTGCGCGGGCACGGCGCCTCGCCGGTGCCGCCCGGCCCGTACGCCCTCGAGGAGCTCGCCGACGACGTCGTCGGCCTGCTCGACCGCCTCGACGTCGACGTGGCGCACGTCGCGGGGATCTCGCTGGGCGGGATGGTCGCGCAGGCCGTCGCCGTGCGCGCCCCGGAGCGCGTGCGCTCGCTGGCGCTGCTGTGCACGTCGGCCCGGACCGAGGACCCCTCGCCCTGGCACGACCGGGCGGCGACCGTGCGCCGCGACGGGCCGGGCGCCCTCGCCGCGACGGTCGTCGGCCGCTGGCTCACCGCGCCGTACGCCGCGGCCCACCCCGAGGTCGCCGCGCGGCTGCGGGCCATGGTCGCGGCGACCCCCGCCGAGGGGTACGCCGGCTGCTGCGAGGCCGTCGCCGGGCTCGACCTGACCGCCGAGCTGCCCCGCGTCGAGGCGCCCGCGCTCGTCGTCTCCGCGGCCCAGGACGCTTCGCTGCCCCCGGAGCACCAGCGGCGCATCGCGGACCTGCTCCCGCGCAGCCGGCTCGTCGAGCTCGAGGGCGTCGCGCACCTCGCGAGCGTCGAGCGGGCCGACGACGTGGCCCGGCTGCTGCGCGACCACGTGCAGGACGCCCAGCGGCGCTAG
- a CDS encoding Gfo/Idh/MocA family protein — MGGWGGAVRWGFLGAGRIARELAPVVHASRGACLQAVASRDVERARRLRPRGRAYGSYAALVADDDVDAVYVALHHDAHAEWVVEALRHGKHVLCEKPLGLDAGEVRRMADAAREAGRLLVEASWYRWHPRTLRAEALLATGAVGEVRRVWTGFTGRVEEGGFRHDPAHGGGALLDVGCYAASAALWATGWQMLEAVKSVELERGPTGVDLRGTALLQLGLATAEVRFAMADDVQQWLAVEGDDGRLDVVGSPYSSRAEPSVLLVGGHAEHFAPVDPYQLMVEGVSGAVRGDVDEVLPLEQSLRTAELLDAVRGSAS, encoded by the coding sequence GTGGGCGGCTGGGGCGGTGCGGTGCGCTGGGGGTTCCTCGGCGCCGGGCGGATCGCGCGCGAGCTGGCGCCGGTGGTGCACGCGTCGCGCGGCGCCTGCCTGCAGGCGGTCGCGTCGCGCGACGTCGAGCGGGCCCGGCGGCTGCGCCCGCGCGGGCGGGCGTACGGGAGCTACGCGGCGCTGGTCGCGGACGACGACGTCGACGCGGTCTACGTCGCCCTGCACCACGACGCGCACGCCGAGTGGGTGGTCGAGGCGCTGCGCCACGGCAAGCACGTGCTCTGCGAGAAGCCCCTCGGGCTCGACGCCGGCGAGGTCCGGCGCATGGCCGACGCGGCGCGCGAGGCGGGCCGGCTGCTCGTCGAGGCGTCCTGGTACCGCTGGCACCCGCGCACCCTGCGCGCGGAGGCCCTGCTCGCCACCGGCGCGGTCGGGGAGGTGCGGCGGGTCTGGACCGGCTTCACCGGCCGCGTCGAGGAGGGCGGCTTCCGGCACGACCCGGCGCACGGCGGCGGCGCGCTGCTGGACGTCGGCTGCTACGCCGCCTCGGCGGCGCTCTGGGCGACCGGCTGGCAGATGCTCGAGGCGGTCAAGAGCGTGGAGCTCGAGCGCGGGCCGACCGGCGTGGACCTGCGCGGGACCGCCCTGCTGCAGCTCGGCCTGGCCACCGCGGAGGTGCGCTTCGCCATGGCCGACGACGTGCAGCAGTGGCTCGCGGTCGAGGGCGACGACGGGCGGCTCGACGTCGTCGGCAGCCCGTACAGCTCGCGCGCGGAGCCCTCGGTCCTGCTCGTCGGGGGGCACGCCGAGCACTTCGCGCCCGTCGACCCGTACCAGCTCATGGTCGAGGGGGTGTCCGGCGCGGTGCGCGGCGACGTCGACGAGGTGCTCCCGCTGGAGCAGTCGCTGCGCACCGCCGAGCTGCTGGACGCGGTGCGGGGGAGCGCCTCGTGA